In the genome of Mytilus edulis chromosome 3, xbMytEdul2.2, whole genome shotgun sequence, one region contains:
- the LOC139514600 gene encoding uncharacterized protein — MKMAKLENRISWNEEIKASILALVQKRGPTKTCCPSEVARKLSPNNWRGLMEFVRDAARELQQNELIDICQKGIPVITKNWTGPIRLRLRTKSGISLPDIKPDISEQSDRCRDGDSKPSQRDIQSSQATCSVEYGADTEECQTRNSPNAINRKRKYNTRSKDLTNKK; from the exons ATGAAAATGGCGAAATTAGAAAACAGGATTTCTTGGAACGAAGAAATAAAGGCTAGTATATTGGCTCTAGTTCAAAAAAGAGGACCTACGAAAACGTGTTGTCCAAGTGAG GTTGCTAGAAAACTGTCACCAAACAATTGGAGAGGTTTAATGGAATTTGTTCGGGATGCTGCTAGAGAACTTCAACAGAATGAATTAATTGATATTTGCCAAAAGGGTATCCCAGTTATTACAAAGAATTGGACTGGACCAATACGACTGAGGCTTAGAACAAAATCTGGAATCAGTTTACCAGATATAAAGCCAGACATAAGCGAGCAAAGTGATCGATGCCGAGATGGAGATAGCAAGCCTTCACAAAGGGACATTCAATCCAGTCAAGCGACATGTTCTGTAGAATACGGGGCAGATACAGAGGAATGTCAAACCAGAAATTCACCAAATGCAATAAATAGAAAACGAAAATATAACACACGGTCAAAAGATCtgacaaataaaaaatga